Proteins co-encoded in one Cricetulus griseus strain 17A/GY chromosome 10, alternate assembly CriGri-PICRH-1.0, whole genome shotgun sequence genomic window:
- the LOC113831992 gene encoding solute carrier family 22 member 22-like, with product MAFDEMLHHVGDSGRFQILRIACCIILFLLSSPHDIMENFTAAIPAHHCSVKPFDYPRSEINTTMNLTTEALLKVSIPMGPNQKPEQCRRFRHTQWQFLDSNVSTSNNTELETEPCLDGWTYDHSVFTSTIITEWDLVCDFQSFKYYAQAIGMSGHLVSGFVCGIVSDRFGRKPTLVYSCLAYGILGSCCAFAPNFSLYCVLRFLLSASVSNIPTNSLILVLEETSTQWHNSVIILIGLSISIGQAMLGGLAYMISDWHMLQLTLALPYFPCAIVLCWGPESVRWLMITGKTEQARKELQRIASINGKKDIAHILTTEALQSKLKEDGTSTSKHFRMKDIIINPAMRKIVLCLFSIIFAEMFSANVIFLDIQILGKNIFLNQFLLGAVDIPIKLLSYFILRNIRRRPSIAFSLLITGSCIIITIFLSEEMHALRLMIFLLGRGAFAVFLCISLIYSQELSPTALRSTLSGIYIIATRIATTLSALTLITRKYYIHLPMILCGTIPIVATVSICFLLETLNLPLIDTVKDLEKRLMNKGVSKKEAQDFMENTEC from the exons ATGGCCTTTGATGAAATGTTACACCATGTAGGTGACAGTGGAAGATTCCAGATTTTGAGGATTGCCTGttgcatcattttatttttgctgtcaTCCCCTCATGACATCATGGAGAATTTTACAGCAGCCATCCCTGCTCATCACTGCAGTGTAAAACCTTTTGATTATCCCAGATCTGAAATCAATACCACCATGAACTTAACTACTGAAGCTCTACTAAAGGTCTCTATCCCAATGGGCCCAAATCAGAAACCTGAGCAATGCCGACGCTTCAGGCACACCCAGTGGCAATTCTTAGATTCCAATGTATCAACTTCTAACAACACAGAGCTTGAGACTGAGCCATGTCTGGATGGCTGGACATATGACCACAGTGTTTTTACTTCTACCATCATTACTGAG TGGGATTTAGTGTGTGATTTTCAGTCATTCAAATACTATGCCCAAGCCATTGGTATGTCAGGGCATTTGGTGTCTGGTTTTGTGTGTGGCATTGTTTCTGACAG GTTTGGAAGGAAACCAACATTGGTGTATTCTTGCTTAGCCTATGGGATCTTGGGCTCCTGCTGTGCCTTTGCCCCAAATTTCTCCCTTTACTGTGTTTTAAGATTCCTGTTGTCTGCCTCCGTATCTAATATTCCAACGAACTCTCTTATCCTTG ttttagaaGAAACCTCAACACAGTGGCACAATTCAGTCATAATACTCATCGGACTATCCATTAGTATCGGCCAGGCCATGCTTGGGGGATTGGCTTATATGATTTCAGACTGGCACATGCTACAACTTACTCTTGCCTTGCCATACTTCCCTTGTGCCATTGTTTTATG CTGGGGGCCAGAATCAGTCCGGTGGTTaatgatcactgggaaaacagaACAAGCAAGAAAGGAACTAcaaagaattgcctccatcaatGGGAAGAAAGACATTGCACATATTCTAACTACTGAG GCTTTACAGTCTAAACTTAAGGAAGATGGGACCTCAACCAGCAAACATTTCAGAATGAAGGATATCATTATTAATCCCGCCATGCGTAAAATAGTGCTTTGTCTTTTCAGTATAAT TTTTGCAGAAATGTTCAGTGCTAATGTTATCTTTTTGGATATTCAAATTTTGGGAAAGAACATCTTCCTGAATCAGTTTCTCCTAGGAGCGGTAGACATACCCATCAAActactttcatattttatattaagaaaCATTAGACGCCGACCTTCAATTGCTTTTTCACTTCTTATAACTGGAAGTTGTATTATCATCACCATATTTCTATCTGAAG AGATGCATGCCCTGCGTCTTATGATCTTCCTTTTGGGAAGAGGAGCTTTTGCAGTTTTCCTTTGCATAAGTTTAATCTACTCCCAGGAACTGTCTCCAACAGCACTCAG GTCAACTCTAAGTGGTATTTATATCATTGCTACCCGAATAGCAACAACATTGTCTGCACTAACACTTATTACTAGGAAGTATTATATACACCTTCCTATGATTCTCTGTGGGACCATACCCATAGTGGCAACAGTAAGCATCTGTTTTCTGCTGGAGACTTTAAACCTTCCACTTATTGACACTGTCAAGGATCTGGAGAAAAG actgatgaacaaaggtgtCAGTAAAAAAGAAGCTCAAGACTTCATGGAAAATACGGAGTGCTAA